From Primulina tabacum isolate GXHZ01 chromosome 2, ASM2559414v2, whole genome shotgun sequence, one genomic window encodes:
- the LOC142527616 gene encoding uncharacterized protein LOC142527616 isoform X1 — protein MEDYVASPSQKQITHAPRINSSYKDLWLVTREGSVSDLDLALSLLKKNGANVNARNSFGLTPLHIATWRNHIPIVRRLLEAGADPNARDGESGWSSLHRALHFGHLAVACVLLQFGASFTLEDLKSRIPVDLLSGPVMQAVGSENNSLATELFSWGSGVNYQLGTGNAHIQKLPCKVDSLHDSFIKVISAAKFHSVAVSSCGEVYTWGFGRGGRLGHPDFDIHSGQAAVITPRQVTSGLGARRVKAIAAAKHHTVVATEGGELFTWGSNREGQLGYTSVDTQPTPRRVSSLKARIVAVAAANKHSAVVSEAGEIYTWGCNKEGQLGYGTSNSASNYAPRVVEYLKGKSFSCVAAAKYHSIALGSDGEVFTWGHRLVSPRRVIIARSIKKVGNTVLKFHCKERLNVVSISAGMTHSVALTDDGALFYWKSSDPDLHCQQLDSLCGKSIVSVSAGKYWTAAVTNTGDVYMWDSKKAKDEPPAPTRLHGVKKTSSVSVGETHLLLVSSLYHPGYPPSTADSTEEIKVEDESHELGENFMFDDLVSENVISNVQKDSVSTGLTDHRNFSEKRGVPTLKSLCEKMAAEHLVEPRNAMQLLEISDSLEANDLRKYCQEIAIRNLDYILTLSAQSFVSTSLDVLVDLEKLLDIKSSEPWSYRRLPTPTATFPAILDCEEEDCESQLFRTRDDGTKRSLSFKKDGAQRLEGFLHAYEDANDGISRQIRALRKKLQQIELLEEKQSKGHLLDDQQIEKLQKRSALESSLAELGEPIKTTQSKDCPSIDEKGGKRGGVSRKQRRKNKHKASQKEEEASNVVNNPKSGLEKGFLDFEAPQDADEEKDVDSEIAMLSQEPTEISSSNKKAIRDHAKDKIATSASSKKKSRKGGLSMFLNGALDDVPKSTPPPVVAKSEGPAWGGAKISKGLASLREIQDEQIKTNETKRTKQIEELSDGIVKGKLQCSSFVPSSPIPMVPPQKAQVPTAEKDTPPWAASGTPPSLSRPSLRNIQLQQGKQHNMSHSPKTRTTGFSVITGQGSPSENNGVNRWFKPETETPSSIRSIQIEEKAMKDLKRFYSSVKIVKNQS, from the exons ATGGAGGATTATGTTGCGTCTCCAAGCCAGAAGCAGATCACACATGCTCCTCGAATAAATTCATCTTATAAGGATCTTTGGCTTGTTACTCGAGAAGGGTCCGTCTCTGATTTGGATTTGGCTTTGTCCTTGCTGAAGAAAAATGGTGCAAATGTCAATGCAAGGAACTCATTTGGTCTCACACCTCTTCATATTGCAACTTGGAGGAATCACATACCTATAGTTAGAAGGCTGCTTGAAGCCGGTGCAGACCCTAATGCTAGG GATGGGGAATCGGGGTGGAGCAGCCTTCACAGAGCTTTGCATTTCGGCCATCTAGCAGTTGCATGTGTTCTCCTTCAATTTGGCGCCTCTTTTACATTAGAGGACTTAAAATCCCGAATTCCTGTTGATCTCCTATCTGGGCCTGTAATGCAGGCGGTAGGGAGTGAGAACAATTCAT TAGCAACCGAGCTCTTCAGCTGGGGCAGTGGTGTTAATTATCAACTGGGAACTGGAAACGCACACATCCAGAAATTACCATGCAAAGTTGATTCACTTCACGATTCATTCATCAAAGTGATTTCTGCTGCAAAATTTCACAGCGTGGCAGTTAGCTCCTGTGGGGAAGTCTACACCTGGGGATTTGGAAGAGGTGGCCGACTTGGTCATCCTGACTTTGACATACACAG TGGGCAAGCTGCAGTTATCACTCCTCGTCAAGTGACTTCAGGTTTAGGCGCACGTCGTGTCAAGGCTATTGCTGCAGCTAAGCATCATACTGTTGTTGCTACAGAGGGCGGCGAATTATTTACTTGGGGTTCTAATAGAG AGGGACAACTTGGCTATACTTCTGTTGACACCCAGCCCACACCTCGAAGGGTAAGTTCTTTGAAGGCACGAATAGTTGCTGTTGCAGCTGCTAACAAACACTCTGCCGTAGTTTCGGAGGCTGGTGAAATTTATACATGGGGTTGCAATAAAGAGGGGCAGCTTGGTTATGGCACCTCTAACTCAGCATCAAATTACGCCCCTAGGGTGGTTGAGTACTTGAAAGGAAAATCTTTTAGTTGCGTTGCTGCAGCCAAGTATCATTCCATTGCCTTAGGATCTGATGGAGAG GTGTTCACTTGGGGACATCGACTTGTCAGTCCAAGACGTGTAATCATTGCTAGAAGTATAAAAAAAGTTGGAAATACTGTACTTAAATTCCATTGCAAGGAACGCCTCAATGTGGTTTCCATATCTGCTGGAATGACACACAGTGTAGCTCTAACAGATGATGGTGCTTTGTTTTATTGGAAATCATCTGATCCCGACCTTCATTGCCAGCAG CTTGATTCACTATGTGGGAAAAGTATTGTCAGTGTTTCTGCTGGGAAATACTGGACTGCTGCTGTTACCAACACTGGTGATGTTTATATGTGGGATAGTAAGAAGGCAAAAGATGAACCACCTGCTCCAACTCGATTGCATGGGGTGAAAAAGACTAGTTCTGTTTCAGTTGGAGAGACACATTTATTGTTAGTTAGCTCACTCTATCATCCAGGCTATCCTCCTAGTACTGCTGACAGTACAGAGGAGATAAAGGTCGAGGATGAATCACATGAATTGGGTGAAAATTTCATGTTTGATGATTTAGTGTCCGAGAATGTTATCTCTAATGTGCAGAAGGATTCTGTGAGCACAGGCCTGACAGATCATAGAAACTTCTCTGAGAAAAGAGGGGTACCTACATTAAAAAGTCTTTGTGAGAAAATGGCAGCAGAACATTTGGTGGAGCCTCGGAATGCTATGCAACTTCTAGAAATTTCAGATTCACTTGAAGCAAATGATCTTCGGAAGTATTGTCAG GAAATTGCAATTCGCAACCTTGATTACATTCTTACCTTGTCAGCACAATCTTTTGTAAGCACTTCATTAGATGTTTTAGTAGATCTTGAGAAACTATTAGATATCAAGTCATCAGAGCCTTGGAGTTATCGTCGGCTTCCTACCCCGACGGCTACGTTTCCAGCCATTTTAGACTGTGAAGAAGAGGATTGTGAGAGCCAACTCTTTCGTACACGTGATGATGGTACAAAGAGGTCGCTGTCTTTCAAGAAAGATGGAGCTCAAAGATTAGAAGGTTTTCTGCATGCCTATGAAGATGCAAATGACGGGATCTCCAGACAAATAAGAGCTTTGAGAAAAAAGCTGCAGCAGATTGAGCTGCTAGAAGAGAAGCAATCCAAAGGTCATCTTCTCGATGACCAGCAGATCGAAAAGCTTCAGAAGAGGTCAGCTTTGGAAAGTTCCCTTGCCGAGCTTGGTGAACCAATCAAAACAACGCAGTCAAAAGATTGTCCATCTATTGATGAAAAAGGGGGTAAGAGAGGGGGGGTATCGAGAAAGCAAAGAAGAAAGAACAAGCATAAGGCATCACAAAAGGAAGAAGAGGCTAGCAATGTCGTAAACAATCCAAAATCAGGCCTTGAGAAAGGTTTCTTGGATTTTGAGGCCCCGCAAGATGCCGATGAG GAGAAAGATGTAGATTCTGAAATTGCCATGCTAAGCCAAGAGCCCACGGAAATTTCTTCCAGTAATAAGAAAGCAATTAGAGACCATGCCAAGGATAAGATTGCTACATCTGCATCATCCAAGAAGAAAAGCCGAAAAGGCGGGCTTTCTATGTTCTTGAATGGCGCCCTTGATGACGTACCAAAAAGCACCCCACCTCCTGTGGTTGCCAAAAGTGAAGGGCCAGCATGGGGTGGCGCTAAAATATCAAAGGGGCTAGCCTCACTTCGTGAGATACAGGATGAGCAGATCAAAACTAACGAAACTAAGCGTACGAAACAGATAGAAGAGCTTTCCGATGGCATCGTTAAAGGGAAACTCCAGTGTAGTTCATTTGTGCCTTCCTCTCCGATACCTATGGTCCCTCCTCAGAAAGCACAGGTACCTACAGCCGAAAAAGATACACCTCCTTGGGCTGCATCTGGTACTCCACCTTCTCTTTCCCGTCCCTCTCTCAGAAACATCCAGTTGCAGCAG GGAAAACAACATAACATGTCTCATAGTCCAAAGACTAGAACCACTGGATTCTCTGTGATAACAGGTCAGGGATCGCCGTCGGAGAATAATGGCGTGAACCGCTGGTTCAAGCCGGAAACTGAGACACCCTCTTCTATTCGTTCGATTCAGATTGAAGAAAAGGCTATGAAAGACCTCAAGCGATTTTATAGTAGTGTTAAGATCGTAAAGAATCAGTCATAG
- the LOC142527616 gene encoding uncharacterized protein LOC142527616 isoform X2 has product MEDYVASPSQKQITHAPRINSSYKDLWLVTREGSVSDLDLALSLLKKNGANVNARNSFGLTPLHIATWRNHIPIVRRLLEAGADPNARDGESGWSSLHRALHFGHLAVACVLLQFGASFTLEDLKSRIPVDLLSGPVMQAVGSENNSSTELFSWGSGVNYQLGTGNAHIQKLPCKVDSLHDSFIKVISAAKFHSVAVSSCGEVYTWGFGRGGRLGHPDFDIHSGQAAVITPRQVTSGLGARRVKAIAAAKHHTVVATEGGELFTWGSNREGQLGYTSVDTQPTPRRVSSLKARIVAVAAANKHSAVVSEAGEIYTWGCNKEGQLGYGTSNSASNYAPRVVEYLKGKSFSCVAAAKYHSIALGSDGEVFTWGHRLVSPRRVIIARSIKKVGNTVLKFHCKERLNVVSISAGMTHSVALTDDGALFYWKSSDPDLHCQQLDSLCGKSIVSVSAGKYWTAAVTNTGDVYMWDSKKAKDEPPAPTRLHGVKKTSSVSVGETHLLLVSSLYHPGYPPSTADSTEEIKVEDESHELGENFMFDDLVSENVISNVQKDSVSTGLTDHRNFSEKRGVPTLKSLCEKMAAEHLVEPRNAMQLLEISDSLEANDLRKYCQEIAIRNLDYILTLSAQSFVSTSLDVLVDLEKLLDIKSSEPWSYRRLPTPTATFPAILDCEEEDCESQLFRTRDDGTKRSLSFKKDGAQRLEGFLHAYEDANDGISRQIRALRKKLQQIELLEEKQSKGHLLDDQQIEKLQKRSALESSLAELGEPIKTTQSKDCPSIDEKGGKRGGVSRKQRRKNKHKASQKEEEASNVVNNPKSGLEKGFLDFEAPQDADEEKDVDSEIAMLSQEPTEISSSNKKAIRDHAKDKIATSASSKKKSRKGGLSMFLNGALDDVPKSTPPPVVAKSEGPAWGGAKISKGLASLREIQDEQIKTNETKRTKQIEELSDGIVKGKLQCSSFVPSSPIPMVPPQKAQVPTAEKDTPPWAASGTPPSLSRPSLRNIQLQQGKQHNMSHSPKTRTTGFSVITGQGSPSENNGVNRWFKPETETPSSIRSIQIEEKAMKDLKRFYSSVKIVKNQS; this is encoded by the exons ATGGAGGATTATGTTGCGTCTCCAAGCCAGAAGCAGATCACACATGCTCCTCGAATAAATTCATCTTATAAGGATCTTTGGCTTGTTACTCGAGAAGGGTCCGTCTCTGATTTGGATTTGGCTTTGTCCTTGCTGAAGAAAAATGGTGCAAATGTCAATGCAAGGAACTCATTTGGTCTCACACCTCTTCATATTGCAACTTGGAGGAATCACATACCTATAGTTAGAAGGCTGCTTGAAGCCGGTGCAGACCCTAATGCTAGG GATGGGGAATCGGGGTGGAGCAGCCTTCACAGAGCTTTGCATTTCGGCCATCTAGCAGTTGCATGTGTTCTCCTTCAATTTGGCGCCTCTTTTACATTAGAGGACTTAAAATCCCGAATTCCTGTTGATCTCCTATCTGGGCCTGTAATGCAGGCGGTAGGGAGTGAGAACAATTCAT CAACCGAGCTCTTCAGCTGGGGCAGTGGTGTTAATTATCAACTGGGAACTGGAAACGCACACATCCAGAAATTACCATGCAAAGTTGATTCACTTCACGATTCATTCATCAAAGTGATTTCTGCTGCAAAATTTCACAGCGTGGCAGTTAGCTCCTGTGGGGAAGTCTACACCTGGGGATTTGGAAGAGGTGGCCGACTTGGTCATCCTGACTTTGACATACACAG TGGGCAAGCTGCAGTTATCACTCCTCGTCAAGTGACTTCAGGTTTAGGCGCACGTCGTGTCAAGGCTATTGCTGCAGCTAAGCATCATACTGTTGTTGCTACAGAGGGCGGCGAATTATTTACTTGGGGTTCTAATAGAG AGGGACAACTTGGCTATACTTCTGTTGACACCCAGCCCACACCTCGAAGGGTAAGTTCTTTGAAGGCACGAATAGTTGCTGTTGCAGCTGCTAACAAACACTCTGCCGTAGTTTCGGAGGCTGGTGAAATTTATACATGGGGTTGCAATAAAGAGGGGCAGCTTGGTTATGGCACCTCTAACTCAGCATCAAATTACGCCCCTAGGGTGGTTGAGTACTTGAAAGGAAAATCTTTTAGTTGCGTTGCTGCAGCCAAGTATCATTCCATTGCCTTAGGATCTGATGGAGAG GTGTTCACTTGGGGACATCGACTTGTCAGTCCAAGACGTGTAATCATTGCTAGAAGTATAAAAAAAGTTGGAAATACTGTACTTAAATTCCATTGCAAGGAACGCCTCAATGTGGTTTCCATATCTGCTGGAATGACACACAGTGTAGCTCTAACAGATGATGGTGCTTTGTTTTATTGGAAATCATCTGATCCCGACCTTCATTGCCAGCAG CTTGATTCACTATGTGGGAAAAGTATTGTCAGTGTTTCTGCTGGGAAATACTGGACTGCTGCTGTTACCAACACTGGTGATGTTTATATGTGGGATAGTAAGAAGGCAAAAGATGAACCACCTGCTCCAACTCGATTGCATGGGGTGAAAAAGACTAGTTCTGTTTCAGTTGGAGAGACACATTTATTGTTAGTTAGCTCACTCTATCATCCAGGCTATCCTCCTAGTACTGCTGACAGTACAGAGGAGATAAAGGTCGAGGATGAATCACATGAATTGGGTGAAAATTTCATGTTTGATGATTTAGTGTCCGAGAATGTTATCTCTAATGTGCAGAAGGATTCTGTGAGCACAGGCCTGACAGATCATAGAAACTTCTCTGAGAAAAGAGGGGTACCTACATTAAAAAGTCTTTGTGAGAAAATGGCAGCAGAACATTTGGTGGAGCCTCGGAATGCTATGCAACTTCTAGAAATTTCAGATTCACTTGAAGCAAATGATCTTCGGAAGTATTGTCAG GAAATTGCAATTCGCAACCTTGATTACATTCTTACCTTGTCAGCACAATCTTTTGTAAGCACTTCATTAGATGTTTTAGTAGATCTTGAGAAACTATTAGATATCAAGTCATCAGAGCCTTGGAGTTATCGTCGGCTTCCTACCCCGACGGCTACGTTTCCAGCCATTTTAGACTGTGAAGAAGAGGATTGTGAGAGCCAACTCTTTCGTACACGTGATGATGGTACAAAGAGGTCGCTGTCTTTCAAGAAAGATGGAGCTCAAAGATTAGAAGGTTTTCTGCATGCCTATGAAGATGCAAATGACGGGATCTCCAGACAAATAAGAGCTTTGAGAAAAAAGCTGCAGCAGATTGAGCTGCTAGAAGAGAAGCAATCCAAAGGTCATCTTCTCGATGACCAGCAGATCGAAAAGCTTCAGAAGAGGTCAGCTTTGGAAAGTTCCCTTGCCGAGCTTGGTGAACCAATCAAAACAACGCAGTCAAAAGATTGTCCATCTATTGATGAAAAAGGGGGTAAGAGAGGGGGGGTATCGAGAAAGCAAAGAAGAAAGAACAAGCATAAGGCATCACAAAAGGAAGAAGAGGCTAGCAATGTCGTAAACAATCCAAAATCAGGCCTTGAGAAAGGTTTCTTGGATTTTGAGGCCCCGCAAGATGCCGATGAG GAGAAAGATGTAGATTCTGAAATTGCCATGCTAAGCCAAGAGCCCACGGAAATTTCTTCCAGTAATAAGAAAGCAATTAGAGACCATGCCAAGGATAAGATTGCTACATCTGCATCATCCAAGAAGAAAAGCCGAAAAGGCGGGCTTTCTATGTTCTTGAATGGCGCCCTTGATGACGTACCAAAAAGCACCCCACCTCCTGTGGTTGCCAAAAGTGAAGGGCCAGCATGGGGTGGCGCTAAAATATCAAAGGGGCTAGCCTCACTTCGTGAGATACAGGATGAGCAGATCAAAACTAACGAAACTAAGCGTACGAAACAGATAGAAGAGCTTTCCGATGGCATCGTTAAAGGGAAACTCCAGTGTAGTTCATTTGTGCCTTCCTCTCCGATACCTATGGTCCCTCCTCAGAAAGCACAGGTACCTACAGCCGAAAAAGATACACCTCCTTGGGCTGCATCTGGTACTCCACCTTCTCTTTCCCGTCCCTCTCTCAGAAACATCCAGTTGCAGCAG GGAAAACAACATAACATGTCTCATAGTCCAAAGACTAGAACCACTGGATTCTCTGTGATAACAGGTCAGGGATCGCCGTCGGAGAATAATGGCGTGAACCGCTGGTTCAAGCCGGAAACTGAGACACCCTCTTCTATTCGTTCGATTCAGATTGAAGAAAAGGCTATGAAAGACCTCAAGCGATTTTATAGTAGTGTTAAGATCGTAAAGAATCAGTCATAG